In the genome of Kitasatospora cathayae, one region contains:
- a CDS encoding SIS domain-containing protein: MSHVEQEIASQPECWRRALELEPAGLPEQGERVAVIGCGTSLYIAQAYASLRESAGLGETDAFAASEFPAARGYDRLVAISRSGTTTEVLAALARADHIPSTALTGDLDTPIRTAADTVVDLSFADEKSVVQTRFATTALALLRGHLGLAPADLPEQAARALVEPLPEGAVAAGQFTFVGTGWTVGLANEAALKLREASGVWTESYPAMEYRHGPISIAAPGRVVWFFGEPPAGLLEQVQGIGAITSVSALDPLADLVRAQRLAVELAEAGGLDPDRPRNLTRSIVLAQP, from the coding sequence ATGAGTCACGTCGAGCAGGAGATCGCCAGCCAGCCGGAGTGCTGGCGCCGTGCGCTGGAGCTGGAGCCCGCAGGCCTTCCGGAGCAGGGCGAGCGGGTGGCCGTGATCGGCTGCGGCACGTCGCTGTACATCGCCCAGGCGTACGCGTCGCTGCGTGAATCCGCCGGCCTGGGGGAGACCGACGCGTTCGCGGCCTCCGAGTTCCCGGCCGCCCGCGGCTACGACCGGCTGGTCGCGATCAGCCGTTCCGGCACGACGACCGAGGTGCTGGCCGCCCTCGCCCGTGCCGACCACATCCCGAGCACGGCGCTCACCGGTGACCTCGACACGCCGATCCGTACGGCCGCGGACACCGTGGTGGACCTCTCGTTCGCGGACGAGAAGTCGGTGGTGCAGACCCGCTTCGCCACCACGGCGCTGGCGCTGCTGCGCGGCCACCTGGGCCTGGCCCCGGCCGACCTGCCCGAGCAGGCCGCGCGGGCACTGGTCGAGCCGCTGCCCGAAGGCGCCGTCGCCGCGGGCCAGTTCACGTTCGTGGGCACCGGCTGGACGGTCGGCCTGGCCAACGAGGCGGCGCTCAAGCTCCGCGAGGCGTCCGGTGTCTGGACCGAGTCCTACCCGGCGATGGAGTACCGGCACGGCCCGATCAGCATCGCCGCCCCGGGCCGGGTGGTCTGGTTCTTCGGTGAACCGCCGGCCGGGCTGCTGGAGCAGGTCCAGGGCATCGGCGCGATCACCTCGGTGAGCGCCCTGGACCCGCTGGCCGATCTGGTGCGCGCCCAGCGCCTGGCCGTGGAGCTGGCCGAGGCCGGCGGCCTGGACCCCGACCGGCCGCGCAACCTGACCCGCTCCATCGTGCTGGCCCAGCCATGA
- a CDS encoding ROK family protein, whose amino-acid sequence MTTVIALDVGGTYVKGGVVGEDGVLRGRDRWFTGAERGPDAVLGTVLAAARVLADRHRPAAAGIAVPGIVDEAAGTAILAANLGWRRLPVRDWLAEELGLPVALGHDVRAGGLAEARVGAGRGSRDFLFVPVGTGIAAALMSDGQAVTGSHVRAGELGHLVVRPGGRPCPCGGRGCLETVASAAAVARRYTAATGEGGVTAKDVGERAAAGDQAALTVWNEAIEALADALAAAVTLLDPERIVIGGGLARAGDPYFTPLRAALAERLTFQTVPRIVPAELGHEAGCHGAALLGHDLLRRKAGR is encoded by the coding sequence ATGACGACCGTGATCGCCCTCGATGTCGGCGGCACCTACGTCAAGGGCGGCGTGGTCGGCGAGGACGGCGTTCTGCGCGGCCGGGACCGCTGGTTCACCGGCGCCGAGCGCGGCCCGGACGCGGTGCTGGGGACGGTGCTGGCGGCGGCCCGCGTGCTGGCCGACCGGCACCGCCCGGCCGCGGCGGGCATCGCGGTGCCCGGCATCGTCGACGAGGCGGCGGGCACCGCGATCCTCGCGGCCAACCTCGGTTGGCGCCGACTGCCGGTCCGGGACTGGCTCGCGGAGGAACTGGGCCTGCCGGTGGCGCTGGGCCACGACGTGCGGGCCGGCGGCCTGGCCGAGGCCCGCGTCGGGGCCGGCCGCGGCAGCCGGGACTTCCTCTTCGTCCCGGTCGGCACCGGCATCGCGGCGGCGCTGATGTCCGACGGGCAGGCGGTGACCGGCAGCCACGTACGGGCCGGCGAGCTCGGACACCTGGTGGTCCGGCCCGGCGGCCGGCCGTGCCCCTGCGGCGGCCGGGGCTGCCTGGAGACCGTCGCCTCCGCGGCCGCCGTCGCTCGCCGCTACACCGCCGCCACCGGGGAGGGCGGGGTCACCGCCAAGGACGTCGGCGAGCGCGCCGCCGCCGGGGACCAGGCCGCCCTCACGGTCTGGAACGAGGCGATCGAGGCGCTCGCCGACGCCCTGGCCGCCGCCGTCACGCTGCTCGACCCCGAGCGGATCGTGATCGGCGGCGGCCTCGCCCGGGCCGGCGACCCGTACTTCACGCCGCTGCGCGCGGCGCTCGCCGAGCGGCTCACCTTCCAGACGGTGCCGCGGATCGTCCCGGCCGA